A single genomic interval of Amycolatopsis albispora harbors:
- a CDS encoding aspartate/glutamate racemase family protein, protein MRALAVTPIHLPPEEIARRQSRYDRLAPPGLEIELRDVGPAAPSALDTDGSVRDSERAVAAALAAADGDWAVAFPDCVLDPAVPERVAAGPRPVHGLLKLSASQLAAKGERFGAVVRNEAIGRELRSRLGAYGLTPFLAGVRVLDLPFEAIADTAAWNAALGDAVRELAGQGATAVLNGCSAVDVTPADLPARIVDPTALALAVLMAEGVPA, encoded by the coding sequence ATGCGAGCACTCGCGGTGACACCGATCCACCTCCCGCCGGAGGAGATCGCCCGTCGCCAGTCGCGGTACGACCGCCTCGCGCCCCCGGGGCTGGAGATCGAGCTGCGTGACGTCGGCCCGGCCGCGCCGTCCGCTTTGGACACGGACGGGTCGGTCCGCGATTCCGAGCGTGCCGTTGCCGCCGCGTTGGCCGCGGCGGACGGAGACTGGGCTGTGGCCTTCCCGGACTGCGTGCTCGACCCGGCGGTGCCCGAGCGCGTGGCCGCCGGGCCGCGGCCGGTGCACGGCCTGCTGAAGCTGAGCGCGTCGCAGCTGGCGGCCAAGGGGGAGCGGTTCGGCGCGGTGGTGCGCAACGAGGCCATCGGGCGGGAGCTGCGCAGTCGGCTCGGCGCGTACGGGCTGACCCCGTTCCTCGCCGGAGTGCGCGTGCTGGACCTGCCGTTCGAGGCCATCGCCGACACGGCCGCCTGGAACGCCGCGCTCGGTGACGCGGTGCGCGAACTCGCCGGACAAGGCGCCACGGCGGTGCTCAACGGCTGTTCAGCGGTGGATGTCACCCCGGCGGATCTGCCCGCGCGCATCGTCGACCCGACCGCGCTGGCGCTCGCCGTGCTGATGGCGGAAGGGGTGCCCGCGTGA